In Pseudomonas putida, a genomic segment contains:
- a CDS encoding LysR family transcriptional regulator, with protein MSLRALRTLLAIAQHGSFVRAAEAVHLTQSAVSLQVRALEEDFNATLFDRSRRLPVLTDAGHIAVERAREILSLYDGIAGEIGGDTELRGRLRIGAVPTVLAGALPAALAALGREHPNLRLTVSAGMSAELSTRVEAGELDVAITTEPVRPHPYGLVSTVLYEDGFWIIAPASYTGQDLQPLLQSQPFIRFERRAWAGRTIERELRKMRLRVQTSMELDSQEAIIQMVGNGLGVSVVPMARERLASLPQLAAQPFGTPQKTRRLVLLEREDRPMRKLAAALAQAVQAHAPH; from the coding sequence ATGTCCCTGCGCGCCCTCCGCACGCTGCTCGCCATCGCCCAGCACGGCTCGTTCGTCCGTGCCGCAGAGGCCGTGCACCTCACCCAGTCCGCCGTCAGCCTGCAGGTGCGTGCGCTGGAAGAGGATTTCAACGCCACATTGTTCGACCGTTCCCGTCGCCTTCCAGTCCTGACCGACGCCGGGCATATCGCCGTGGAGCGTGCCCGCGAAATCCTCAGCCTGTACGACGGCATCGCTGGCGAAATCGGCGGCGACACCGAACTGCGCGGTCGCCTGCGCATCGGCGCGGTGCCGACCGTGCTGGCCGGGGCACTGCCCGCAGCACTCGCAGCCCTTGGCAGGGAGCACCCGAACTTGCGCCTCACCGTCAGCGCCGGCATGTCCGCCGAACTGTCCACGCGTGTGGAGGCCGGCGAACTCGACGTAGCCATCACCACCGAGCCCGTCCGGCCACACCCCTACGGCTTGGTCAGTACCGTGCTGTACGAAGACGGCTTCTGGATCATCGCGCCTGCGAGCTACACCGGGCAGGACCTGCAGCCGCTGCTGCAGTCGCAACCCTTCATCCGCTTCGAACGTCGGGCCTGGGCTGGGCGCACCATCGAGCGAGAGCTGCGCAAGATGCGCCTGCGGGTGCAGACGAGCATGGAGCTCGACAGCCAGGAAGCGATCATCCAGATGGTCGGTAACGGCCTTGGGGTGTCAGTGGTGCCCATGGCCAGGGAGCGCCTGGCAAGTCTGCCACAACTGGCTGCGCAGCCCTTCGGCACGCCCCAGAAGACGCGCCGCCTGGTGTTGCTCGAACGCGAGGACCGACCGATGCGCAAGCTGGCGGCAGCGTTGGCGCAGGCAGTCCAGGCGCATGCGCCGCACTGA
- a CDS encoding M20 aminoacylase family protein produces MKISKALVEDAQAWRRAFHAQPELGYQEHRTSQRVAELLEGFGIDVHRGLGGTGVVGTLRTGNGPTIGIRADMDALPIQELGEPQHKSGHAGCMHACGHDGHTAILLATAQHLSVTRNFSGTVHFVFQPAEENLAGAQKMIEDGLFELFPMDAIYGLHNWPGYPAGQVVINPGPMMASLDTFEIRLTGKGCHAAMPEKGADPIVAAAELVLGLQSIVSRRLSPLDSAVVSVTQIQAGEAINVIPESAVLKGTVRCLQTPVRAKVQGLIGEFVEQLPVAFGVEGVLTYNVGYPVTENDPEAAAQVRRAAVAAVGEENVLWGCNPSMASEDFSFMLQACPGAYVWLGVDGEQPSAALHNPYYDFNDQVIEPGVAVWSRLVEQLLPAA; encoded by the coding sequence ATGAAGATCTCGAAAGCCCTTGTCGAAGACGCCCAGGCCTGGCGGCGGGCGTTCCACGCCCAGCCCGAACTGGGTTATCAGGAACACCGCACGTCGCAACGTGTCGCCGAGTTGTTGGAGGGCTTCGGGATCGACGTGCACCGAGGTCTGGGCGGCACTGGCGTGGTGGGAACGTTGCGCACCGGCAACGGCCCGACCATCGGCATTCGTGCCGACATGGATGCCCTGCCGATCCAGGAATTGGGGGAGCCGCAGCACAAGTCGGGGCATGCCGGCTGCATGCATGCCTGCGGGCATGACGGCCATACCGCGATCCTGCTGGCCACCGCCCAGCATTTGAGCGTGACGCGCAATTTCAGCGGCACCGTGCACTTCGTCTTCCAGCCGGCCGAGGAAAACCTTGCCGGTGCCCAGAAGATGATCGAGGACGGGTTGTTCGAGCTGTTCCCCATGGATGCGATCTATGGCCTGCACAACTGGCCGGGCTATCCGGCCGGCCAGGTGGTGATCAACCCAGGGCCGATGATGGCCTCGCTGGATACCTTCGAGATCCGTCTGACTGGCAAGGGTTGCCACGCCGCGATGCCAGAGAAGGGCGCCGATCCGATCGTCGCTGCCGCCGAGTTGGTGCTGGGCTTGCAGTCGATCGTGTCGCGGCGCTTGTCGCCGCTGGATTCGGCAGTGGTCAGCGTGACCCAGATCCAGGCGGGCGAGGCGATCAACGTGATCCCGGAATCGGCGGTGCTCAAGGGCACGGTGCGCTGCCTGCAGACGCCGGTGCGTGCCAAGGTGCAAGGGCTGATCGGCGAGTTCGTCGAACAGTTGCCGGTGGCGTTCGGGGTCGAGGGGGTGTTGACCTACAACGTGGGTTATCCGGTCACCGAGAACGACCCCGAGGCGGCGGCGCAGGTACGACGTGCGGCGGTGGCGGCGGTCGGCGAGGAGAACGTGCTGTGGGGCTGCAACCCGTCCATGGCATCGGAGGACTTTTCGTTCATGCTGCAGGCGTGTCCGGGGGCCTATGTGTGGTTGGGCGTGGACGGGGAGCAGCCGTCTGCGGCGCTGCACAATCCGTATTATGACTTCAACGACCAGGTGATCGAGCCTGGGGTGGCAGTGTGGAGCCGGTTGGTGGAGCAGCTGTTGCCGGCGGCCTGA
- a CDS encoding TonB-dependent siderophore receptor, whose product MIRSSSPDATTVHAMEQPRTPRYRQVLALSTLAIALQGFASHAWAAPAQAAHSYSIASGSLSQVLARFASEGGITLQYPSELTRNLTSPGLQGNYGIEEGFLRLLSGTGLQAVRRGDNVYGLEPLADGSAALNLEPLNINGLQDAATTEGSGSYTSSAVTIGKGTQRLKDIPQSVSVVTRKAMDDQRLDTLDQVLEKTTGITTYQSPSGGKYIYSRGFEVETIQYDGVPLDRRYYAIGSSFTSDTLLYDRVEILRGATGLLQGSGNPGAAINLVRKRPKAEPSLSLMASAGSWDTYRQSIDASGPLTEDGKLRGRLVAGHEDRDYFYDTAESRKNVLYGILEYDLTDATTVAAGASVEDLHSTPFFGGLPRNKDGSAVNVGRSTFTGADWNKWNNKQTTYFADITHDFNEDWRLKASGSYIRETNDILYSFGRGAVDPATGDGMQSRAYLYDFENINTGADINLTGKWRAFEHEHEVVVGANASDLRTDDLQGGLLNLGPINIYDPVSPREPTEEEMLSTSYAGRSKAKIRQDGIYGVVRYKLTDPLTLVLGARVSNFEYHYDLDRLDTPSRAKESGEVTPYGGLIYALNEQWSAYVSYADIFKPQTVLTEDSAPLKPIEGTNYEIGLKGELLDGRVNTSFAIFRVDQENRAQYDYASECGQLGLDNCYVAGGKVRAEGFDAEISGEVLTGLQLFAGYTYTSTKYLNDPGDDIGSASGSTFNTYTPRHLLRFWGDYNLPGELNPWSVGAGANIQSKNYNSNFGGTGGVGDIEQAGYAIWNARLAYQINKNFNVALNGNNLFDKKYYSSIGWLNASNQYGEPRNYTVTLRADF is encoded by the coding sequence ATGATCCGCTCTTCTTCACCGGACGCCACGACCGTTCACGCAATGGAACAACCGCGCACGCCCCGTTACCGCCAGGTGCTCGCCCTGAGCACCCTGGCCATTGCCCTGCAAGGTTTCGCCTCGCATGCCTGGGCAGCCCCGGCCCAGGCTGCGCACAGCTACAGCATCGCTTCGGGTAGCCTGTCTCAGGTGTTGGCACGCTTCGCCAGCGAGGGCGGCATCACCCTGCAATATCCCTCCGAGCTGACCCGCAACCTCACCAGCCCAGGCCTGCAAGGCAACTACGGGATCGAGGAAGGATTCTTGCGCCTGCTGTCCGGCACCGGGCTGCAGGCGGTACGCCGCGGCGACAACGTCTACGGCCTGGAGCCGCTGGCCGATGGTTCTGCCGCGCTGAATCTGGAGCCGTTGAACATCAACGGCCTGCAGGACGCCGCTACCACCGAGGGTTCGGGGAGCTACACCTCCAGTGCGGTGACCATCGGCAAGGGCACCCAACGCCTCAAGGACATCCCGCAATCGGTCAGCGTGGTCACCCGCAAGGCAATGGACGACCAGCGCCTCGACACCCTCGACCAGGTGCTGGAGAAGACCACAGGCATCACTACCTACCAGAGCCCGTCCGGCGGCAAGTACATCTACTCGCGCGGCTTCGAGGTGGAAACCATCCAGTACGACGGCGTGCCGCTCGACCGCCGCTACTACGCCATCGGCAGCAGCTTCACCTCCGACACCCTGCTGTACGACCGCGTCGAGATCCTGCGCGGCGCCACCGGCCTGCTGCAAGGCAGCGGCAACCCAGGCGCGGCGATCAACCTGGTACGCAAGCGGCCCAAGGCCGAGCCATCGCTGTCGCTGATGGCCAGTGCCGGTTCCTGGGACACCTATCGCCAGTCCATCGACGCCAGCGGCCCGTTGACCGAGGACGGCAAGCTGCGTGGTCGCCTGGTGGCCGGCCACGAGGACCGCGACTACTTCTACGATACCGCCGAAAGCCGCAAGAACGTGCTCTACGGCATCCTCGAGTACGACCTGACCGACGCCACCACCGTCGCCGCTGGCGCCAGTGTCGAAGACCTGCACTCCACACCGTTCTTCGGTGGCCTGCCACGCAACAAGGATGGCAGCGCCGTGAACGTCGGCCGCTCCACCTTCACCGGCGCCGACTGGAACAAGTGGAACAACAAGCAGACCACCTATTTCGCCGACATCACCCACGACTTCAACGAAGACTGGCGCCTGAAGGCCTCCGGTAGCTACATCCGCGAAACCAACGACATTCTCTACAGCTTCGGCCGTGGCGCGGTCGACCCGGCCACGGGCGATGGCATGCAATCGCGTGCCTACCTGTACGATTTCGAGAACATCAACACGGGCGCCGACATCAACCTCACTGGCAAATGGCGCGCCTTCGAACACGAGCACGAAGTGGTGGTTGGCGCCAACGCCAGCGACCTGCGCACCGACGACCTGCAAGGCGGCCTGCTCAACCTCGGCCCGATCAACATCTACGACCCGGTTTCGCCACGCGAGCCCACCGAGGAGGAGATGCTGAGCACCTCCTACGCAGGCAGGTCCAAGGCCAAGATTCGCCAGGATGGCATCTACGGCGTGGTGCGCTACAAGCTGACCGACCCATTGACCCTGGTACTGGGCGCACGGGTCAGCAACTTCGAGTACCACTATGACCTCGATCGCCTGGACACCCCCTCCCGGGCCAAGGAAAGCGGCGAAGTCACCCCATACGGCGGCCTGATCTACGCGCTGAACGAGCAGTGGTCGGCCTATGTCAGTTACGCCGACATCTTCAAGCCGCAGACGGTACTGACCGAAGACAGCGCCCCGCTCAAGCCCATCGAAGGCACCAACTACGAGATCGGCCTGAAAGGCGAGCTGCTCGATGGCCGGGTCAACACCAGCTTCGCGATCTTCCGCGTCGACCAGGAAAACCGTGCCCAGTACGACTACGCCTCGGAGTGCGGCCAGCTCGGCCTGGACAACTGCTACGTGGCCGGCGGCAAGGTGCGCGCCGAGGGCTTCGACGCGGAAATCAGCGGTGAAGTGCTAACCGGCCTGCAGCTGTTCGCAGGCTACACCTACACCTCCACCAAGTACCTCAACGACCCAGGCGATGACATCGGTTCTGCCTCCGGTTCCACCTTCAACACCTATACCCCGCGCCACCTGCTGCGCTTCTGGGGCGACTACAACCTGCCGGGCGAGCTGAACCCGTGGAGCGTGGGCGCCGGCGCCAACATCCAGAGCAAGAACTACAACAGCAACTTCGGCGGTACCGGTGGCGTGGGCGACATCGAGCAGGCGGGTTACGCCATCTGGAACGCGCGCCTGGCCTATCAGATCAACAAGAACTTCAACGTCGCGCTCAACGGCAACAACCTGTTCGACAAGAAGTACTACTCCTCCATCGGCTGGTTGAACGCTAGCAACCAGTACGGCGAACCCCGCAACTACACGGTGACCCTGCGCGCCGATTTCTGA
- a CDS encoding L-talarate/galactarate dehydratase: MLAQEQQRPSADGDRIAHVKVSSVFLPLANPISDAKVLTGRQKPMTEIAILFAEIHTEDGHKGLGFSYSKRAGGPGQFAHAQEIAPALLGENPSDIAKLWTKLCWAGASVGRSGLSTQAIGAFDVALWDLKAKRANLSLARLLGAQRDSVRCYNTSGGFLHTPLDQLLKNTDLSREKGIGGIKLKVGQPDCAIDLHRVSTVREHLGESFPLMVDANQQWDRPTAQRMCRRFEAFNLVWIEEPLDCYDAEGHAALAQQFDTPIATGEMLTSVAEHAEFIKLRGADYLMPDAPRVGGITPYLKVAAMAEQAGVMIAPHFAMELHVHLAATYPTEPWVEHFEWLEPLFNERLETRDGRMLVPTRPGLGLSLSERVRGWTAQVAEFGKRP; this comes from the coding sequence ATGCTCGCACAAGAACAACAACGCCCATCCGCCGACGGCGACCGCATTGCCCACGTCAAAGTGTCCTCGGTCTTCCTGCCACTGGCCAATCCGATCAGCGACGCCAAGGTGCTGACCGGCAGGCAGAAGCCGATGACCGAGATCGCCATCCTGTTCGCCGAAATCCACACCGAGGATGGCCACAAGGGCCTGGGCTTCAGCTATTCCAAGCGTGCAGGTGGCCCGGGCCAGTTCGCCCACGCCCAGGAAATCGCCCCGGCGCTGCTCGGCGAGAACCCCAGCGACATCGCCAAACTGTGGACCAAGCTGTGCTGGGCCGGGGCCTCGGTGGGCCGCAGCGGCTTGTCGACACAAGCCATCGGCGCCTTCGACGTGGCGTTGTGGGACTTGAAAGCCAAACGTGCCAACTTGTCGTTGGCCCGACTGCTGGGCGCCCAACGCGATTCGGTACGCTGCTACAACACCTCCGGCGGCTTCCTGCATACGCCCCTGGACCAGTTGCTGAAAAACACCGACCTGTCCCGCGAGAAAGGCATCGGCGGCATCAAGCTCAAGGTTGGCCAGCCTGATTGTGCGATCGACCTGCACCGCGTCAGCACCGTGCGCGAGCACCTGGGCGAGAGCTTCCCCCTGATGGTCGACGCCAACCAGCAATGGGACCGGCCGACCGCGCAACGCATGTGTCGGCGCTTCGAGGCGTTCAACCTGGTGTGGATCGAGGAACCGCTGGACTGCTACGACGCCGAAGGCCACGCGGCCTTGGCCCAGCAGTTCGACACGCCGATCGCCACCGGCGAGATGCTCACCAGCGTTGCCGAGCATGCCGAGTTCATCAAGTTGCGTGGCGCTGATTACCTGATGCCCGATGCGCCGCGAGTAGGCGGCATCACGCCCTACCTCAAGGTAGCGGCCATGGCCGAGCAGGCCGGGGTGATGATCGCGCCGCACTTTGCCATGGAGTTGCATGTGCATCTGGCGGCGACCTACCCGACCGAACCTTGGGTTGAACATTTCGAGTGGTTGGAGCCGCTGTTCAACGAACGCCTGGAGACCCGTGACGGGCGCATGCTGGTGCCGACACGGCCGGGGCTGGGGTTGTCGTTGAGCGAGCGGGTGCGTGGCTGGACCGCGCAGGTGGCGGAGTTCGGCAAGCGGCCGTGA
- a CDS encoding LacI family DNA-binding transcriptional regulator encodes MAKKPGESSSNSPSSPTLIDVAKVAGVSPITVSRALHRPEVVSKAAREKVMAAVREVGYVSNMLAGSLASNKSRLVAILLPTIANSIFADTVQSLMDRLTAAGYQTLLGLTGYSAEQEEKLIEALLGRRPDGIVLTGTLHTEASRRRLAQSGIPVVESWDLSDDPLDMLVGFSHEAVGEAIARHLLGKGYQRFAVVSLGDPRGLRRCNSLVAELGRHGCTDIPTQILTPPATLEVGRTGLRQLLEDGQQPQVVVCSSDTIAQGVLAEAASRGLRVPEDLAVMGFGDLSSAANVHPPLSTVRVDGTRIGEQIAQALLERFRYPDGRGEPVRVDTGFSLIDRQST; translated from the coding sequence ATGGCAAAGAAACCTGGCGAATCGTCTTCCAACTCCCCTTCCAGCCCGACCTTGATCGATGTCGCCAAGGTCGCCGGGGTGTCGCCGATCACCGTCTCGCGTGCCTTGCACCGCCCGGAGGTGGTCAGCAAGGCGGCGCGGGAGAAGGTCATGGCCGCCGTGCGCGAGGTCGGCTACGTGTCCAACATGCTCGCCGGCAGCCTGGCCAGCAACAAGAGCCGCCTGGTGGCGATCCTGCTGCCGACCATCGCCAACTCGATCTTCGCCGACACCGTGCAGTCGCTGATGGACCGCCTTACCGCTGCCGGTTACCAGACCTTGCTGGGCCTGACCGGTTATTCGGCGGAGCAGGAAGAAAAGCTCATCGAAGCCCTGCTTGGCCGTCGCCCCGATGGCATCGTGCTGACCGGTACGCTACACACCGAGGCCAGCCGCCGGCGCCTGGCGCAGTCGGGTATCCCGGTGGTGGAATCGTGGGACCTGAGCGACGACCCGCTGGACATGCTCGTGGGCTTTTCCCACGAGGCCGTGGGCGAAGCCATCGCTCGCCATCTGTTGGGCAAGGGCTACCAGCGCTTTGCCGTGGTCAGCCTTGGCGATCCGCGAGGCCTGCGCCGCTGCAACAGCCTCGTCGCCGAACTGGGCCGACATGGTTGCACGGACATTCCCACGCAGATCCTCACCCCGCCGGCCACCCTCGAGGTAGGCCGTACCGGCTTGCGCCAACTGCTTGAAGACGGCCAGCAGCCGCAGGTGGTGGTATGCAGCTCCGACACCATCGCCCAGGGCGTGCTCGCCGAAGCCGCCAGCCGTGGCCTGCGCGTGCCCGAGGACCTGGCGGTGATGGGCTTTGGCGATCTGAGCAGTGCTGCCAACGTGCACCCGCCGCTGTCGACCGTGCGCGTCGATGGTACGCGTATCGGCGAGCAGATTGCACAGGCGCTGCTCGAACGCTTCCGTTATCCGGACGGCCGGGGTGAACCTGTGCGGGTTGACACCGGGTTTTCTCTTATCGATCGCCAGAGCACCTGA
- a CDS encoding integrase core domain-containing protein: MDMKTLFIADYLQGPPSFSALCEAYEISRKTGYKWVERYEKEGPAGLEERSRRRLTQDWVVPVAVREAIIELRGQGQTEPGPKKIQAALQARFPDQAPPSKTTIYNILKKAELIKPRRLRQRVAVYPKPLEKAESPNQLFTADYKGQFLTGAGVWCYPLTIMDHASRFLLACHSMANTNFLETQAVFAEVFRENGLPERIRTDNGVPFASKGRAGLSQLSIWWLRLGIIPERIAPGRPEQNGRHERMHRTLKSTLPSPPAVAWEAQQRHFDRFRQHYNYERLHEALKQKTPASCYQPSPRPFPEQLPEMTYPSHIESLQADCSGIVNRRGLRIYVGYVLKHQTIGLERVGDGVWDVIFGPIILGRVDEREADDGYVRLQVLSPM; this comes from the coding sequence ATGGACATGAAAACGCTTTTCATCGCGGATTACCTGCAGGGTCCGCCTAGCTTCAGCGCCCTCTGCGAGGCCTACGAGATCAGTCGAAAGACCGGATACAAATGGGTCGAGCGGTACGAGAAAGAGGGCCCGGCGGGCCTGGAGGAGCGCAGTCGTCGCCGGCTGACACAAGACTGGGTTGTACCCGTCGCCGTTCGCGAGGCCATCATCGAGCTGCGTGGTCAAGGCCAGACGGAGCCTGGACCCAAGAAGATCCAGGCAGCATTGCAGGCGCGTTTTCCCGACCAGGCGCCTCCCTCCAAGACCACGATCTACAACATCCTCAAGAAGGCCGAGCTGATCAAACCGCGACGCCTGCGTCAGCGTGTAGCGGTCTATCCCAAGCCATTGGAGAAAGCGGAGTCGCCCAATCAGCTATTCACTGCGGACTACAAAGGCCAGTTTCTGACAGGAGCAGGGGTCTGGTGCTATCCGTTGACGATCATGGATCACGCCAGTCGCTTCTTGCTTGCGTGCCACAGCATGGCCAACACGAACTTCCTGGAGACACAGGCTGTGTTCGCTGAGGTCTTTCGCGAAAACGGGCTACCTGAACGTATCCGAACCGATAACGGCGTGCCGTTTGCGAGTAAAGGACGCGCAGGCCTCTCCCAGCTGTCCATTTGGTGGCTGCGCCTGGGCATCATTCCTGAACGTATTGCGCCTGGCAGGCCGGAGCAAAATGGTCGGCACGAGCGTATGCACCGGACACTCAAAAGTACGCTTCCATCCCCGCCTGCAGTGGCTTGGGAGGCTCAACAGCGGCACTTCGACCGCTTTCGGCAACACTACAATTACGAGCGATTGCACGAAGCGCTGAAGCAGAAAACGCCGGCGTCCTGTTATCAGCCTTCGCCACGCCCGTTTCCGGAGCAACTACCCGAAATGACTTACCCCAGTCATATCGAGAGCCTGCAAGCTGATTGTAGTGGCATCGTCAACCGCCGGGGTTTGAGGATCTATGTAGGTTATGTGCTCAAGCACCAGACCATTGGGCTGGAGCGGGTCGGGGATGGGGTGTGGGATGTTATTTTCGGCCCAATCATTCTCGGCAGGGTCGATGAGCGAGAAGCCGATGATGGTTATGTAAGACTTCAGGTGTTGTCACCTATGTGA
- a CDS encoding AEC family transporter — protein MTYALLMALLPIALLIALGAWLKHRAFVADSFWPQAERLGYYVLLPSLFFHGLATAKLDGVPVQGMISALVLSTVAVAILVVVSRALVKGDDAAFTSVFQGGVRFNNYVGVSAAAGLFGAQGIALAAVANAAIVPTVNILCVLVFAWYGSAGRMPLGKVLRQVALNPLVVACFAGIALQALGTGLPAGIEPVLKALGQASLPLGLLCVGAALELGSVRQWLRPVGYASVVKFLVMPVVTLYACHLFGLDGKAAIAALLFQALPTASSSYIMARQLGGDAPLMAGIIACQTVLAAVALPVAVIALTPFI, from the coding sequence ATGACCTACGCGCTGCTCATGGCGCTGCTGCCGATCGCGCTGCTGATCGCCCTTGGCGCCTGGCTCAAGCACCGTGCCTTCGTGGCCGACAGCTTCTGGCCGCAGGCAGAGCGGCTCGGTTACTACGTGCTGTTGCCTTCACTGTTTTTCCATGGCCTGGCCACCGCCAAGCTCGACGGGGTACCCGTGCAGGGCATGATCTCGGCGCTGGTGCTCTCGACCGTGGCGGTGGCGATTCTGGTGGTGGTTTCACGGGCGCTGGTCAAGGGCGATGACGCGGCGTTCACCTCGGTATTCCAGGGCGGCGTGCGCTTCAACAATTATGTGGGCGTGTCGGCGGCGGCTGGCTTGTTCGGCGCGCAGGGCATCGCCCTGGCGGCGGTCGCCAACGCGGCGATCGTGCCTACCGTGAATATCCTTTGCGTGCTGGTGTTCGCCTGGTACGGATCGGCGGGGCGCATGCCGCTCGGCAAGGTGCTGCGGCAAGTGGCACTCAACCCGTTGGTCGTGGCGTGCTTTGCCGGGATTGCCTTGCAAGCGCTGGGGACCGGGCTGCCGGCAGGTATCGAGCCGGTGCTCAAGGCCCTCGGGCAGGCTTCGTTGCCGCTGGGCCTGCTGTGCGTGGGGGCTGCTCTCGAGCTTGGCAGCGTGCGTCAGTGGCTGCGCCCGGTGGGCTATGCGTCGGTGGTGAAGTTTCTGGTCATGCCGGTGGTCACCCTGTACGCGTGCCACCTGTTCGGGCTGGACGGCAAGGCCGCCATCGCCGCGCTGCTGTTCCAGGCGCTGCCGACGGCCTCATCGTCGTACATCATGGCGCGTCAACTGGGCGGCGACGCGCCATTGATGGCCGGTATCATCGCCTGTCAGACCGTGCTGGCGGCGGTTGCGCTACCGGTGGCGGTCATCGCCCTGACGCCCTTCATCTGA